In the Diadema setosum chromosome 11, eeDiaSeto1, whole genome shotgun sequence genome, TCACTCCATCACCAATATTGCTACTACCACCCACACCAAAATTAATGCAGTGGAATAAGAATGCAAAGTATCCACAGACTAACGTCATCCTCCTGCACTGTAGAATGTTCAAATACATAAGAACCTTCAAAGAGTTCCCTGGCTAGATTTCACCATAAATGTTTGAACCGTATTAAATAATTTTTTCCAAGAAACAGATcttctattttcatttgttatcaTATTATCTAAGCAATGCTGTCCTGACTAGAAGTATAAATTTCATACCATCTAGAATATAAAGCTTTGGAGTCAGGTACAAATTTTGTAATATCACTTGTGTTGCAATTTacaacttgtttgttttgttgttgttgttgtttcattttccatctacAAAGATGGCTGGATAGGCCAGTCTCTGTAATGGGTTACAAAAGTAACttaaaaacgagacatgaaaactcgtcacattgaggacgagttaggtgatacgcttgtggtcatcagatgacagtcatctgtgatcgacaaagaaaataatgtgatataggcaccttgaagttatattgagcgtgcatgcgaaaccgtttctgtaaccactcggccacgggtcatccacagaaatggtaagacaaaaaaaaaaacaacaatgtatagatataacagggggaaagtcaatgcccactcaactaacgtggccgtgcgaacatctattgcattgctagacggaaaagcggccttgtaacgactgaggtcgctatgccatttctggcaacttgggaaaaatacgtcccgcagacataaaacctataatcggctggttttgataccttgcctttaatcacaattttcagtgtaatgacgtcatcaaattacaaaacaatgacatcgtcttgaaagacaattgttcaaagtacaacacctcagtcgtcgtcattacatactatgatcggtttgacaaagtcaacctgcaaaatttgctgcagtcgaagcaatgtggtctccaacacacaaaaaagagggatatggcgtgtgtgtgtgtctgtgtgtgtgtataggtgcgtttctatacgaacgtgatttctacatggacgaatatgtaatacaaaattgaagaaaaaaaacagtaaagtagctatgtattttgttttgtgatcttgtggggttcgaacccgcaacctcacgtctctgagacgtcgcctttaaccactcggccacacgtctcgacgggaaaatatggggaacgttatggacttgaaagacagttgttcaatatataacacattcatcgtacattgtcagtttgctattgacatgatcATCTACCGCATGAAaaatgaggcaggtattagtacctgtatgaaattattataggcatggttatcaaattgccctaaaatatccttataattgccttatttttacacacagttatgctatccctttaaactcgtcacagtttaattagaatcattaacatcatacattagtaccatattcagttccatagctgatcacgtttgctaatcaattaagattaattgtctagaatgtgtcatatggccaacctgtatacacacgtatatacatacacaatgctaaatgtatgtatcaaacatctgtaacacaactttgaactaactgtaggaattatcgctgcacttatcatccatactttttatcactatctgaaactccacaaaaaccactaattgacaaataatcatcaatacagaagactgagtacctttttttacaatgtatagcttgttacatgtataaatcagcacaaagtaaccacgactacattgtgttactgaattgatatgaacaaatttcattttgttacaatatactacatcagtttgaaaagcccagcctgcaaaactatgattttgcagcagtcgaagtaatgcagtctccaacgcaaaacaaaggtttactgtgtgagtgtgcgcGTATaagtgtgtttacatgcaaacgtgatttctacatggacgaaggtgtagtactccattgaagaaaaaaagtaaaaagaaaatcattattttctttcgtgctcttgtgaggatcgaacccgtacgtgtgcaacctcacgtttctaagacgacgcctctaaccactcggccatacgtctcgacgagaaaattagaggaacgtaaacttatgtacgtgaaagatgaatcaggaatcgtttggtccgcattccattctcattttcagttttagattgcaaaattgtcaacctcattaggagatttcaaagaataaaatgcatgattactgcagcttattgtcacagctacaacatacttaagtttcagaggagatgaagcaaaatcagctgagataaaggtgcttaaacgttgtcaagtcaatgcatggtttctaaaaaaatcacctcccatagacataacacgtaaacttgtccgattttgcgtctttacctttaaacacaatttaaagcatgatgacgtcatcaaatttcaaaactatgacatggacttgaaaggtaaatgttcgAAGTATATACatcatatctgaatttgggataatattgagcttaaacaacagagatacgagcaaatgaatttcagaaacagtaccttaaaaaaattaattccacttttttgatttcagatgatgatatgatgacgtcataatgtattcatggagatattgatacttgaaacgttatttccaattcatatgtttttgtaatatgcaataaaaacatagggtaaccagacgttttaaagagctatggcgaaataaacaaagacatgtttttcgctctatttgcacatagacgcgcacacgaaatttcaacttttacgccaacgcattcctttgttataggtgaaaattgatcggaaatcaatggatattgttacttaatgtatcaggaatccaaatctgtcaaaaaatgtgcattttcattttgcttacgcgcactacgcgcgaaaatgtgcggacggacgcaaacgcgcgaaacgcttagaattgtctgaaacttcgagatttcccattggtaagttattttgagccttttaaaagtttgacgcgcgcgtacgcgcacgtaataatgtcctaggtaattagcattaaaatgtaagatagagcgtgacctgaacttaatgtccaccgaaaatgatacagaaatgacctttagttatgaagttatgatcgatcatgtaacatggtccgaaaatcacaaaatggcgcctagatgacgtcatagatatgttactgtcatgaaaaccttattgtggctagatattgtcatgagacatgttccctgaaaatgtcatgttattccgtaatgtcattcttgagatattgatgacacaaaattgtccagaaagaaagaagaataaaaagaaataaagagagattttgacaatcacaataggtgatacgctgatagcgtatcacctaaaaatgtaTTTTCCCCATAAGATGTCACAGTCCTAAACTCATGAGAGGAGGctctttaaataaaaaaattggTTTCATTTTGTTCACTGAGGACATGTGTCAGCACTGAGGATCTTAACTGATTCATCATATTACACCAATAAAAGGGAAAACAGACTATTGAGTAATCTACAAAATGGGACAAACTACTTTAAATGCACTCTATAAAAATGAATTGGTACAGCTACAGTGAACAAACACTGCATTACACAATGGTTAAATGTTTTAAATTGCATAATTACACAAATCGTATTGTGCTCATTATGGAGGGATTCGATCATGCATAAAGCAATTTGTTGCCAGCTCATTATCGCAGAACCAATTGATTTTCGGCACATTCTGTCAATACTGTGCCAGCTGAACTGGGCTATTATGGTAATATGCTGGATAGTGTAGCGTTAGTACCGAGAAACAGGTACAATGTAGGAAATCGAGCATTCATTGCAAAACTGTGACAGCAGAGCTgcactgttttttcttttcttttttttttcacacacacacacacacatacaacttTGCCCATTTTCAACAGAGCAGGGcctacatacactgtaatgctTCTAATGCTCACGATGCCAGTATCATGGACTGCACATAAAAAGTTCTGAGGCCAAAGAGTGatacatagagagagaaaaaaacaaacagtgcTCAGTAACTCTGATGTCGAAACTCAATCACATTcgatacaacaaaaaaaaagtttacaaagCTCTCAAAATTTACATCCACTTTTAGTTCTACCTTTTATCCAACCATGTCTATTCCAGAAATGAATGTGATAGTTCTGGCACATCCTGATACTGATTTCACCATTTAATCAGACTTTAAATTCATGTTGATCTCCAAGATAATCTGAACAAATGGATATTTGACAAAGGATTGATGGACCACTGCAGTGTGAATTGCTCCTCAGGAGTGAACTGAGATATCATGGTTACTTTCTATTTAATCACATTGTCATATAATCAAATTTCcattagctcattttgcaacaCTGTTCGTGTGGTCCCCTTgttattcattcaattcatttcacgCTATTTCTCCACAAAGTGTGAAGGTGTGTATTCAAATATAAGGAATATCTTCAGTCATAAAGTCAGCATTAATTTTTAATCCAGATGTCATAAATTCAATATCAGTGATCAATATCTTCTATAGTCTATAAATCTATAGGATTTCCTTGCTCATTTTCACACCTCACTGGCCTTTGCCATTTTGACGTGTCGATTTCAATCCATCATATAGTAGACTGCGAAAGGGAGCACAGTGTGGGAACATCGGGGACGAACGGCAGATGAATAGACCGTGCTACAGGCAAGGAGCTGCGGCGCTCTACAAAGACTATTGATTGAAAGACACCAGGTTAGTATGGCCAGGGGAAATGAAGGATGAACCAAACTGATAGTGACAAAGCTCATTCTTgttccagagagagagagagagggggggggatgaaTAGAAATGTACTCTGTGTGAATGTTCCAATACTCAGGGACCAGAatttcaaaaacaacaacaattctaTTCAAAAGGTCTcgccatacatgtacatcaaccCACTATTTTAAAACTCATCCATTATTCATAATGATGGGACACAGAGACTTTCTTCTCTCTCTGGTAGATTCATGTGGAAATGCAAGAAGGAAATAGAGCATGCAATGTCCCTGTCTGCCATTGATTGTCTATGCCCTTGGCATAATCAATTTGCAGTTTGTATAATTTTAAGGCACCACAAAACCATTGCTAGGAGAACACAGTTCATGCAACTTTTCACAATTGTGAGTAAAGTATTTTAATGTTGTTAATTTGTGACTGTCACTCACAGGATACAATCAACATGAACTGTTTATTGTCGACATCAGCGTTCACCAATGCTTCATTGCATTTATCTTCCCAGAAAACTTGAGATGTTCTCAGTCTATTCAAGAGAAGATGAAGATTCAAATATGCTGCCAAGGCTGAACAGATGCCAAGAATTTTTCTAGCCCTCTGAACCCCTCCCCTAAAAACAGCACGTTCCGACACTAAGATGGGCACCATCACCACACAAAATTTGTCCAACACAACGTCATGGTCAATTTCATACTAAGGCTCTCCATGCCTTAATGAGCCGAGAAATGATGAGCCAATTGGCAAAGCAAGCCGTCATTTGGGGACAGGAAATGGccaaaaatcaaattaaaatgcCATTCTTCAGAAATTACACTTGTGTGATCTCTAAGCAGCTGCTCATAGAGTCACCGCAGCGTTGGAAGACCAAACTCAATAAAGACAGGGCAAGGGGTCATTGATACACCCAGTGATGCACATACGTGATAATCCTTTCTAACAGTTATTAACCCATAGTAAATACAAGTTTATACTGATGCATTGTCACGTCTTCATCAAAAGATATTATATGAGGCTCAACATTCACTGATCCAAATTTTTCTtcttataaatatatatatatatatattttgatgttcCATATTTCAAAACTTCTATTTTAGCTTCAAATGAAATTCTTCTTCATCAGCTGAGGGAAGAAGAATGTGTTATTTTGtacaaatgatattcattttagCTAACCTTCAACCAACATGAATCCAAACGAATTACTAACCTGATCCATCAATGCTGAACCTTCCCAGGCCACTTCCATCTCTGATTGTGTAGAAGACTTCTCCGTCCATGCCCATGTCCATGTCAGTTGCAGTAATGGTCATCACTTCAGTGTTGTTGATGCGACCTTCATGAACACTGCCAGTCAACACATAGTTTTCAAAAACGGGagcatgaatattttcattgacGTCTATGACTTCCACCACAATCTTGCAGGTCGAGCTCATAGCTGGGATTCCTTCATCGCGTATGGCAACCTGGATCTCATACAGCTGGGTGTCTTCATAGTCAAGCATCTCTATCAGTCGCAGAGTGCCATAGTCAGTGTCGATGCTGAACTTTGATGGACCCAGGACATCAAGTCTGTAATGAACAGTCCCGTTGGGAGGATTGTCAGGGTCATGAGCTTGGACAGTCAGGACTGCAGCACCAGTTGGTAGGTCCTCCCGAACTTTGACCTTGTACTCTGGCAGGAGGCAGCGGGGAGGATTGTCATTGATGTCAGCCAGTGTAATCCTGACGATGACGGAACTTGCCAGAGGGGTGTCCGACAGGTCAGAGGCTTGAACTCGCACCTCGTGAACGGGCTGCTGTTCTCTGTCCAGCAGACCTGCAACTCTCAGGTCACCACTTACAACGTCAATGTCAAAGGCAGGAGAGTCACTAATGATGCTGTATCGCACTTCCTGATTGCGCCCTTCATCACGATCTGATGCATGGACTGCAAGGAAGACAAGCCCTTCCTCTGCATCTTCTGGGATCGTGACTTCATACATGTCACCACTCAGATCAAACTGAGGTGGATTGTCATTGACATCTGCCAGTGTTATGGTCAGGGCTCTCTTCTTGGTGTGCTGTGGGCTACCCATGTCAGAAACCTTCACTGTCAATTCGTAAACACTCTGTGTCTCTCGATCCAGTGGCGTCAAGACCTTCAGTTCGCCTGTATCAAAGTCCATTTGGAAATGAGACTGCTCATTCCCTGCAGATATGGCATACACCAACTTTCCATTGAAACCATGGTCAACATCACTGGCATACACGGTGAGGATAGTGCTTCCTACTGGAGCATCTTCAGGCACCACGACAGATGATCTGAATCTGGCATCAAATTCCGGCTCATGCAGATTGGCACTGTAGAGTGCTGCATAGTTTGGTGGCAAGTGCTCAACTTCTTGATTGCTCTTTTGTAGCTGTTCGTACAACTCGACAATCTCCTCAGCAACACTTGTCTCCTGACAGGTGACTTTCAGCCCCCTGGCATGGGCTTGCGGATTGGGGTTTGCAGTGTTGGTGATAGTCATGTTGGTCCTCATGTAGCTAACTGAGTTGGATCCATCCCTGGCTTCAATTTTCAAGCTGTAGAAGATCGGGTCGGAGTCCTCTACCCGTCGAGAGAGGGTCAAGTTTCCCGAGGATGGATTCAAGCTGAACAGGTCATTCACATTTCCTCTTGTGATCCTATACCTTGGTCTGTTTTCGTCAAAGTCCAATGCTGATATCAATGCAATGGCTCTTCCAGGTGGGAAAGACCTGGCAATGGCTCCAACACAGTTTATCTTCTCGAACTTTGGTCTGTTGTCATTCACGTTGATGAGATTGATTGTGACTTCCACTTCAGCCTCTCTACGGAAAGGCGAACCCCAGTCAGATGCCCGAACCCTCAATCTATACTGATGCCTCATTGTCTCATAGTCTAGGACTTTGCTTGTGTTGATGTAGCCTGTTTGGTGGTCAATGGTGAATGGGACTGGGTTCATATTGGCAATACTGTACGAGATGAATCCATTTTCTCCGAGATCAGGGTCGGAGGCATTGACTTTGATCACTGGATAATTTGCGGGATGGTTTTCCTCCACATTCACAACGTAGAAGTCTTCATCAAAGACTGGGTTGTTGTCATTGGCATCAGAAAGGTGGATCAATACATCTGTCTCCACAATAGTTTGCTGCTTGGCATTGCGAGCTACAACCCTGAAGGAGTAGTCTGCCTTGGTTTCTCTGTCAAGGTCCACGGCCACTGAGAGTGTTCCTGTGTGAGGCCCTACGGAAAATGGCACAGAGGGATCAGTGATGACATAGAAGATGCCCATGTTGGCAGCAGCATTGCGAGGAGCTAGAGAGAGGAAAGGTGTGTTGACTGGCATAAGTTCGCTGATTGTGGTATTGAACAGAGCACGAGTGAAATATGACTCAAAATCCATAACTCCATCAAGGAGAACACTGATGACTTTGGAGCTACTCCTCGGAGGTTGTCCACTATCTGTGGCAGCGACGGTCACATTCACAGAAGGAGGTAACCTCGCCAGCAGGAGTGATCTGACAATCTGCATTTGGTAGCGGCCACGGGTTCTCGTCGGGACGATTTCAAAGAAACCCTCGGGGTTTCCCTCGATGATATTCAAAGACGATATTTCTCCATTTTCACCAGGGTCTTCATCGTTGACATACACGACTGCAAAGACGGTGCCTACCTCACTGTTTAGCGAGATAGTTGGCTGCTTCTCAACAGATATTACAGGAggatgcatgttgacttgtgtgaCTCTGATGACAAGTGGAACACGCGTCGTGTGGGCAGCTCCACCATATGGCGTAAATCCTCTGTCCTTTGCCACAACTGTGAGCCTGTACTCGGACTGGTGGTAGTAGTCCAGCGGTCTCGTCAGGGATACCACTCCAGTGGTCGTATGAATGGCAAACTGGTCTGTCTGCTGACTGAAGCTGTAGTA is a window encoding:
- the LOC140235248 gene encoding protocadherin Fat 1-like → MAGMRWDLHKLEAAPVTMAAVLLLFLLQLGCSVVSGQQFKFTRPLYNATIEENSPIRTYISSEQKMGIYLSNMSMGVRYTLLTSNVRDLFIAKTEVVSDFAFLRIRIKPCNRGGQCPNLRVNREVRGEYDLSVRAESRVGGKRVVDTTDIHLIVKDVNEQPPLFLRGSYDATIREDHPVFSNIIQVEAHDSDSGTNGEVYYSFSQQTDQFAIHTTTGVVSLTRPLDYYHQSEYRLTVVAKDRGFTPYGGAAHTTRVPLVIRVTQVNMHPPVISVEKQPTISLNSEVGTVFAVVYVNDEDPGENGEISSLNIIEGNPEGFFEIVPTRTRGRYQMQIVRSLLLARLPPSVNVTVAATDSGQPPRSSSKVISVLLDGVMDFESYFTRALFNTTISELMPVNTPFLSLAPRNAAANMGIFYVITDPSVPFSVGPHTGTLSVAVDLDRETKADYSFRVVARNAKQQTIVETDVLIHLSDANDNNPVFDEDFYVVNVEENHPANYPVIKVNASDPDLGENGFISYSIANMNPVPFTIDHQTGYINTSKVLDYETMRHQYRLRVRASDWGSPFRREAEVEVTINLINVNDNRPKFEKINCVGAIARSFPPGRAIALISALDFDENRPRYRITRGNVNDLFSLNPSSGNLTLSRRVEDSDPIFYSLKIEARDGSNSVSYMRTNMTITNTANPNPQAHARGLKVTCQETSVAEEIVELYEQLQKSNQEVEHLPPNYAALYSANLHEPEFDARFRSSVVVPEDAPVGSTILTVYASDVDHGFNGKLVYAISAGNEQSHFQMDFDTGELKVLTPLDRETQSVYELTVKVSDMGSPQHTKKRALTITLADVNDNPPQFDLSGDMYEVTIPEDAEEGLVFLAVHASDRDEGRNQEVRYSIISDSPAFDIDVVSGDLRVAGLLDREQQPVHEVRVQASDLSDTPLASSVIVRITLADINDNPPRCLLPEYKVKVREDLPTGAAVLTVQAHDPDNPPNGTVHYRLDVLGPSKFSIDTDYGTLRLIEMLDYEDTQLYEIQVAIRDEGIPAMSSTCKIVVEVIDVNENIHAPVFENYVLTGSVHEGRINNTEVMTITATDMDMGMDGEVFYTIRDGSGLGRFSIDGSG